One part of the Gossypium raimondii isolate GPD5lz chromosome 1, ASM2569854v1, whole genome shotgun sequence genome encodes these proteins:
- the LOC105782828 gene encoding uncharacterized protein LOC105782828, giving the protein MQQRLSASGRPSGTDGYDFSYRMVVDSRYQKVARTKSILRSFFLVQAITLLLGLVLLIFQSASEGLASRVLEISTTACGIISLKIGELGRKRSRVNMLRFFMVASSIAVSLLMFCAIRKCSGFMAAKSPSFWETILELPEVALAVVGLVFHLFIIGYTVHLIANMSVPKRAS; this is encoded by the exons ATGCAGCAGAGATTGTCGGCATCAGGGAGGCCTTCTGGTACAGATGGCTACGATTTCTCATATCGGATGGTTGTTGATTCCC GATATCAAAAAGTAGCTCGTACAAAGTCTATTCTGCGTTCGTTTTTCTTAGTTCAG GCTATCACACTATTGTTGGGGCTAGTTTTGCTAATATTTCAATCTGCATCAGAGGGTTTGGCTTCCCGGGTTCTTGAAATTTCAACTACTGCTTGTGGTATCATTTCATTGAAAATAGGAGAATTAG GTCGGAAACGCAGCCGAGTGAACATGTTGAGATTTTTTATGGTTGCATCTTCTATCGCTGTCTCATTATTAATGTTTTGTGCCATTCGGAAGTGTTCAGGATTCATG GCTGCCAAAAGCCCAAGTTTCTGGGAAACAATTTTGGAGCTTCCTGAGGTGGCCCTTGCTGTTGTGG GACTGGTGTTTCATCTATTTATCATTGGCTACACAGTTCATCTCATTGCTAACATGTCTGTCCCTAAGAGAGCTTCGTAG